The following nucleotide sequence is from Zingiber officinale cultivar Zhangliang chromosome 10A, Zo_v1.1, whole genome shotgun sequence.
GAATATGCCGAATGAATTTAGCGAACAGCGTGGCGACTAGCGAGCAGCCGATCACGTGGCCAGCGGGGCGGTTCGTAAAGCAGGGCACGCAATTCCGCGGGCCCCAGTCAGGGACGAGCCGAGCTGGAGGCCTATGATTTTGGCCCAACTGGGGCCCAACTATGGGCCCGGTCAACCCAAAACTGATTACAAAAAATATCTTATCATGCTACTAATTTGGAAATGACCAAGCCCATTCAATTGAAGTTTTTCATCGACCATCCAGAATAATCTTGAAACATAGATGAGTTCTTATAGATAACTTAGTGTCATAAGTTTTTTTAGTAGTCGATCGACCCTATGAAAACAATTAAGATAAATTGGTAAGAATAGATGAGTTCTTACGGAGCGCCTGATCACATAGATAACTTTAGAAGCACAAATGAGTTCTAACAAATGGTTCAACATCACAAATTTTTCAAACTACCTAAATGTAATGCACGCTAGGTAGGATTTTAAACTCTCATTATCTATTATTACTTATGAAGCTCGTCCCGCCTCTTATCATTGTACCATAATCCTAgggttaataaaaaattatcaatgcACATTACTTTCAAAAATGTCAAAATTGAATATCACAATTTGACACTTATTCTCTGGtgtatttatttttcaaaatacctTTAATTTAATATTCTACCAATTCATAGCTATCTAAACTAATAATTAATTGAAAAGTAATattcaaaattagaaattttgaatatgaaaaaaaaaagagtaaaaatcaaggtttgaaattttaaatatgaaaagttttgaaattagaaaattttaaatctagGTGAATCAAAATCAAGATTTTCCTTGAAAAGATGTTTGACTTCATTCAATTGACTAAATCCATATGAGTTAAGTAGCAATGGTTTAAGGTGGGATAAGTAATttacataattttaaaaattgtgatttaataaatttctaaaattgaaaggCATGGCGGGAGATCCGGTCACCTTCCTGCTTCCCTTTCACAGTACACCTCCTGTCGTACGTTCTGCCCTCCAGTGGCCAAAATTAGTATCTGGAAGATCGGGTCACCGCCGTTACGTTCCGCCCTCGTTTCTCCGCACCCCCACATAGGAGCGGCATGATCGTCCCCCCCACCGCTGCTGCGCCAATGGCTCCGCCAGTTCCTCCCCTCCTCCTTCCCCACGCCAAGCGCTGCCGCACCGTCGCCGTCGCCGCCGTATCTTCCGTCTCCCTCTCTGCCTTCATCTTCCTCTGCCTCCTCCTCCTCGACTTGGCTCCCCACCGTGTCCTCTACTCTCGTCTCTCCGCCTCCTCCGATCTCTCGGTCTCTCCGTCCCGCGAAGTTTTCATCCTGCCTCAGGATACGGTGGATAATCCGCCGTCTTCCGTGACGGAGGTTCCTCAGAGGCGGGATCCGCACCGGACCCCTCCATTTCCTCCTCCTCCGAGGCCTTTCGAGCCGCCCAAACCCGCCGACTCGGCGCAAGCTACGGACGTGGAGGCGCGTCCCGGGGCGGATTCCGCTGGGATTAAGAAGTGCGACGTTTACCTAGGGAAGTGGGAGAGAGACGAAGAGGGGCGGTATCCGCTCTATCAGCCGGATTCTTGCCCCTACGTTGACGAAGCCTACACCTGCCAGGAGAATGGAAGGAGGGATAGTGATTACTTGAAATGGAAGTGGAAACCCGACGGCTGTCATCTTCCGAggtagcttcttcctcttcctcttcctctgtaGCTTCCTTTTCTTTCCATTTTATCACATTTGTTGCTTCCTTTCTTAAATAACTGTGTGACTACGGGATTGACTCCAAACAGAGATAGACAAAAATGTGTAGAAGAGATAATCGAAATATTTTATTGCTGTGGAGCATGTTTTCTCAAAGCCAACCTCATTTAGATTTCATATATGATCTATGGAATCAATGTTAAAGCTAACATGTGGAGTCCTTTAAGATGTGATACTTTCATTTAATTATGTTTGTTAAATCAAAGCTCTAATGGATGTCAATGTTTATGTGTCATCCACATTACGTTCCAGATTAATGCAAGGTCCTTTAATGGACAACTTGAATCATCTAGAACGGGGAGGATCCTGCTCCTTTTGTGATGAAGCTTAAAAGACAATGCTGAGCTAGGCTTTAGTGGGCATGTTAATACTTCCATACTTTGTGACTTCATATGGATTCAATATTTTACTCATTAAGCCCTTTAAATGAAGTATGTGCCTTAGAAACCACTTTCATTTTTATGTCATCAAAGGTTGATTGTTCATGATTCATCTTCGTTATTACCTTTTGAAATTAGATTATAGATGGTACTGGTAGAACCAGGGGCTTTGATTAAACAAATGAATTGTCTTAATAACTTATGATCTCAGTTCAATAGGGTTATACTTTGGGTTACAACAGCACTAAGTTTGTTTCCTTTCATATTCTAAGTTCAATAATTGAACAAATGTTTTAGATTTAGTAAATTTCTTTGTTTACCTATTTTCAGCTTTGTAGACAATTTCTATCTGGTTGTTTAGGAGACAGACAATGCGTCAGACATATCATAACCAATTTTTGGGTTATCAATCATCATGTGGCTTGATAAGTCCCTTAATCTTGAAGTCTGATAAAAAAGTTAAGTATCCAAATAAATAGGCACCCAATTAAGTTTCTATATAAGTTATCCTCTGTGGATAATGTGGGGGAGATTTATTCATAAATTTGTGTGTGTGATTGCAACTCAGCTGGAGAAACTAATGTTCATAAATGTTTTTGTACGTGTTTATATGTATTTCCTTCAAATTAGTTGAGATTATTGCTAAGTTGATTGATGTATCAGAAATATAACATTCATTGCTCTCTTGATTTCTTCTTATTACTTTACATATTTTAGGACTAGTTTGATTCTTGTGCCTTGGTAACTGTAAGTTGTAAAATACTGCTACATGGCATAACTTCATTCTTATTTTAGTTTTCCAATTTTCACAACCATATTTTACAACAAGAATCTGCGGTCTTTGTATTTTCATCAGGGTCTCAATGCttccttttttgtttttcttgattcttAGGTTTAACGGAACGGACTTTTTGGAGAGAATTCGAGGGAAAAGGTTAATGTTTGTTGGAGATTCCATGAATCGGAACCAGTTTGAATCAATGTTGTGTCTTTTGCGAGAAGCCTTGCCCGACAAGAGCAAAATGTATGAAACTCGAGGTTATAAAATAACCAAAGGACGCGGCTACTTCATTTTCAAGTTTGCTGTAAGAAAAATCTCTGCTTACCAGTTGGAATTTTAATTCGTTAACTAGTTCATGGAATATTATGTTAGATCATTCACTTTTTTGGTAATCCAATCACAGTTCTAAACTTATCTGCGAAAACTTTAATGATTAATGTAGGGGTTGGACGGCCTAAAGCTTAGCTTTGTTCTTGAGCACAGAATCAGGAAACTATTccactgataaaaatatatatctaaTAGACATTTTTTCTTGCAGGACTATGACTGCACCGTCGAGTTCGTTCGATCCCATTTTTTAGCCAGAGAAGGAGTTCGaatcaatcgattgggcaattcaAACCCTATTCTTTCTATAGATCGAATCGACAAATCGGCCAAACGTTGGAAAAGAGCCGACATACTTGTCTTTAACACTGGTCACTGGTGGACGCATGGAAAGACTGCAAGGGGGTAATCCATCTCATCTCGTTGCCTCACATTTCATTGTCGAGAGTTTCAGTTAAAATCATGAATCTGTTTGACCAGGAAAAACTACTACCAAGAAGGTGGTGTTCTCTATCCACAATTCGACGCGACAGAAGCTTATAAAAAGGCCATCAAGACATGGGGAAGATGGATCGATCATAACGTGGATCCTGCTAAACAACTCATCATTTACCGTGGATATTCCGCTGCTCATTTTAGGTGTTCACCAATGCTTTTACTTCAATGGATTAACAGTAGTCTCAAGTTATACTCTCAAAACCTCATCGACATGTTTTTTCTTCAGAGGGGGAGACTGGGATTCCGGCGGAACATGCAAGGGAGAGAGGGAGCCAGTCAAAACCGGAGCATTGCTGGATAGCTATCCACTGAAGATGAAGATAGTAGAAGACGTCATTAAAAGAATGCATGTTCCGGTCGTCCTTTTGAACGTGACGAAGCTGACCAACTACCGCAAGGATGGGCATCCATCTGTTTACGGCAAGAAGGTGATTGAAGGCGAGAAGACGTCGAAGAGGCGTCAGGATTGCAGCCACTGGTGCCTTCCAGGGATTCCTGATGCATGGAATGAGTTGATCTACGCAACCCTTGTCCAACAGCAACATCGACAGTAGGCTATCTTCTGTGATCTTCGGCTGATTAATTAGTTCAGAAGATGCTGGAGAACACTGCACCGCACGCCAAGAGAAGCAAATGGAGGAGATCGAGTGATCCCAAAAAGAGAACAATTTAAGACAGTAGTTATGTTAATATTTGATTTGCACTGTAATTGGGGTcattaaaaatttagttaaattgaATAGATAGGTTTGGATTATTcagaaatttagtattttttttaattaattaatttgattcaattttgtttttaaaattttttatttgattaaactaatagatcaaattaatcaaaacttttatagaattaaaattttacacCCTATTTTTAACatcaaaaatgatttttttaaaaaaaatgggttaatttgatttttaatcaaattagtgatattttttctattagattttttttttttacattcgattggttcaatttgttttaaaaaattgatttatttttatttaattaattctaTTCGATTTTAATATAAGATTGGGCTTTGAAGATGACTACCCTCCTATACTTTTAGTGTATCGATACATTTCGGTCATGCAGTGTAAAGTTGAGTTGATTAATATAGgacagaattattattattataaaataagggttagaattttgataaAGTTAATTTTCTGATTACTTTTTAATCGATGATCAGCAGATCGACTGTGTGAGATGAAGGATGGAgtctaactttttttttaaaaaaaaattaaaattgctatCTAGTGTAGCAGTAGTGGGAAACGAGTCCTATCGCTTTCAATCGTCAAAAGCAAGGCGTAGTCACCTTTCTCAGCAGATGAAGCCAGACAAAGACGACGGGCGTCCAAGTCAACTCTCCTCTTTCTCCATTTATATTCCTGATTCCTCCTTGCGTAAGCAAATTTCTTCCCCCCTTCCTCTTACACCGCCCACTTCCTCCTCCCCATTCAAATGATCTTTCTATccctcctttttattttaattttttatttaattttatttttaaattaattctgtttattaatttttcattaatatttatatatgt
It contains:
- the LOC122027221 gene encoding protein trichome birefringence-like 5, with amino-acid sequence MIVPPTAAAPMAPPVPPLLLPHAKRCRTVAVAAVSSVSLSAFIFLCLLLLDLAPHRVLYSRLSASSDLSVSPSREVFILPQDTVDNPPSSVTEVPQRRDPHRTPPFPPPPRPFEPPKPADSAQATDVEARPGADSAGIKKCDVYLGKWERDEEGRYPLYQPDSCPYVDEAYTCQENGRRDSDYLKWKWKPDGCHLPRFNGTDFLERIRGKRLMFVGDSMNRNQFESMLCLLREALPDKSKMYETRGYKITKGRGYFIFKFADYDCTVEFVRSHFLAREGVRINRLGNSNPILSIDRIDKSAKRWKRADILVFNTGHWWTHGKTARGKNYYQEGGVLYPQFDATEAYKKAIKTWGRWIDHNVDPAKQLIIYRGYSAAHFRGGDWDSGGTCKGEREPVKTGALLDSYPLKMKIVEDVIKRMHVPVVLLNVTKLTNYRKDGHPSVYGKKVIEGEKTSKRRQDCSHWCLPGIPDAWNELIYATLVQQQHRQ